The Hyalangium gracile genome window below encodes:
- a CDS encoding DUF2381 family protein, with amino-acid sequence MFRPFTPSFALASLLVGLTATVQAAPAGRSVVLTGKAGESPVLYVAPGTVTVILLGAPILRESVQVEGRARFAVFEVGDAGVTLSPAVALGTGERLALRVTYREGSPASVVFLLTGQPGTADGLVNVSRPPQTVEACRVELSATRERCEAQAKELEALKARPAALSPAAVALAGFVTKKGMRGAEFERACLKTRGEELRPARCWGLGGTTWSVVVLEVSNTGGEPWAPEWAEVTPAGGEPRRARAVLSGQVTIPPGGVVSVAVEVEMPAREWEAWLRAQHAMRVCNGDGSRCLSIPEVTL; translated from the coding sequence TTGTTCCGACCCTTCACCCCAAGTTTTGCGCTCGCCTCCCTGCTGGTGGGCCTTACAGCGACGGTACAGGCCGCGCCCGCAGGGCGCTCCGTCGTTCTCACGGGCAAGGCTGGAGAGTCCCCGGTGCTCTACGTCGCGCCTGGCACCGTCACGGTGATTCTGCTTGGCGCTCCGATTCTGCGTGAGTCTGTCCAGGTGGAGGGCCGCGCCCGCTTCGCTGTATTCGAGGTGGGGGATGCAGGCGTGACGCTCTCGCCCGCCGTGGCACTCGGGACTGGCGAACGGCTCGCGTTGCGAGTCACCTACCGCGAGGGCTCACCCGCAAGCGTCGTGTTCCTGCTGACCGGGCAGCCGGGCACAGCGGATGGCTTGGTCAACGTGAGCCGCCCGCCGCAAACCGTCGAGGCGTGCCGCGTAGAACTGTCGGCCACGCGCGAGCGGTGCGAGGCGCAAGCCAAGGAACTGGAGGCGTTGAAGGCACGGCCCGCAGCCTTGAGCCCGGCAGCCGTGGCGCTCGCGGGCTTCGTGACCAAGAAGGGCATGAGGGGAGCAGAGTTTGAGAGAGCGTGCCTCAAGACGCGCGGGGAGGAGCTTCGCCCCGCACGGTGCTGGGGCCTCGGAGGGACAACATGGAGCGTGGTTGTCCTCGAAGTGAGCAACACCGGAGGGGAGCCGTGGGCACCCGAGTGGGCCGAAGTCACGCCCGCAGGAGGGGAACCGCGCCGCGCTCGCGCGGTCCTTTCTGGGCAAGTAACCATCCCGCCGGGCGGTGTGGTGAGCGTGGCCGTGGAAGTGGAGATGCCCGCGCGAGAGTGGGAAGCATGGCTGCGGGCGCAGCACGCGATGCGGGTGTGCAACGGTGATGGGAGCCGCTGTCTGTCCATTCCCGAGGTGACGCTGTAG
- a CDS encoding helix-turn-helix domain-containing protein — protein sequence MSAPPLAANTAPAFLTVEEAAELLRVNRKTLYEAIRLEQVPGVARLGRILRIHRDTLLTWSPGNSRPALGETKS from the coding sequence ATGAGCGCGCCCCCTCTGGCTGCGAACACCGCGCCCGCGTTTCTCACCGTGGAGGAAGCCGCCGAACTTCTGCGGGTGAACCGGAAAACCCTCTACGAGGCGATCCGGCTCGAACAGGTGCCCGGCGTTGCACGGCTCGGGCGAATCCTCCGCATCCACCGGGACACGCTGCTAACGTGGAGCCCCGGTAACAGCAGACCTGCGCTCGGAGAGACGAAGTCATGA
- a CDS encoding site-specific integrase, protein MSVRLRQWKTQEGKVQEAWWVDVKYQHPSGRVERIRKASPINTRRGINTRRGAEEYERQIRHALLTGTFGKENGVGRVLTLGEFVPRFLTYSENNNKHSSVVTKRQILDDHLIPAFGNMPLDAIGPAEIEDFKAAMRKKPSGARARKEAPTRAALLKRKGAGAVKLLSLKSINNVLTVLHKLLALAQEQGVLQHVPRVKLFKTDKPAFDFLTFEEAERMINAAEPEWRTLILVALKTGLRLGELIGLQWADLDLQRGKLNVRRTIWRGVVGLPKGGRERTVDLPASAVEALKAHRHLRGAYVFCLPDGRPLTAGMTKHPLLRALRRAGVSRPEGSIGWHDIRHTYGSHLAMRGVALKVIQELMGHATIEMTMRYAHLSPEARESAVQELDRPIPQPRAVLG, encoded by the coding sequence ATGAGCGTCAGACTGCGGCAGTGGAAGACCCAGGAGGGCAAGGTGCAAGAGGCGTGGTGGGTGGACGTCAAGTACCAGCACCCCAGCGGCAGGGTGGAGCGCATCCGCAAGGCCTCGCCCATCAACACCCGCAGGGGGATCAACACCCGCAGGGGGGCTGAAGAGTACGAGCGCCAGATACGCCATGCACTCCTGACCGGAACCTTCGGAAAGGAGAACGGCGTGGGTCGGGTTCTCACCCTCGGGGAGTTCGTCCCGCGCTTCCTGACGTACAGCGAGAACAACAACAAGCACTCCAGCGTCGTCACCAAGCGGCAGATCCTGGATGATCACCTGATCCCCGCGTTCGGCAACATGCCCCTTGATGCCATCGGTCCAGCGGAGATCGAAGACTTCAAGGCGGCCATGCGTAAGAAGCCCTCGGGGGCGCGCGCACGGAAGGAAGCCCCCACGCGGGCGGCCCTCCTCAAGCGCAAGGGCGCCGGTGCGGTGAAGCTGCTCTCCCTCAAGTCCATCAACAACGTTCTGACGGTGCTGCACAAGTTGCTGGCACTGGCCCAGGAACAGGGCGTGCTCCAACACGTCCCGCGCGTCAAGCTGTTCAAGACGGACAAGCCCGCCTTTGACTTCCTCACCTTCGAGGAAGCCGAACGCATGATCAACGCTGCTGAGCCGGAGTGGCGAACGTTGATCCTCGTGGCGCTCAAGACAGGGCTGCGGCTTGGGGAACTGATAGGACTCCAGTGGGCAGACCTGGACTTGCAGCGCGGCAAGCTCAACGTGCGCCGAACCATCTGGCGCGGTGTGGTGGGGCTACCCAAGGGCGGGCGGGAAAGAACGGTGGACCTGCCCGCGTCGGCGGTGGAAGCACTCAAGGCACACCGCCACCTGCGCGGCGCTTACGTGTTCTGCCTGCCGGACGGTCGCCCGCTCACCGCTGGGATGACCAAGCACCCGCTTCTGCGGGCGCTGCGTAGGGCAGGAGTCAGCCGCCCGGAGGGTTCCATCGGCTGGCACGACATCCGCCACACCTACGGCAGCCACCTCGCGATGCGGGGCGTTGCTCTCAAGGTCATTCAGGAGTTGATGGGTCACGCCACCATCGAGATGACCATGAGGTATGCGCACCTGTCGCCCGAGGCGCGGGAGAGCGCGGTGCAGGAACTGGATCGGCCCATCCCCCAGCCACGCGCCGTTCTGGGCTAG